ATAAGTCATCCAAGTATTTTTTGATTTCGATTTTGAATGTATTATACATTTGTGCAGGGTCATTATGAGCACCGCCTAATGGTTCTGGAACAATACCATCAATTAAATGATTGCCCAACATTTCATTGGCTGATAGTTTTAATTCGGCTGCTGCTTTTTCTTTAAAATCCCAACTACGCCATAATATAGATGAGCACGACTCAGGTGAGATAACCGAGTACCAAGTATTTTCGAGCATTAATACTTTATCGCCCACACCTATTCCTAGTGCTCCACCCGATGCTCCCTCTCCTATTATTACACAAACAACAGGAACTTTTAGCACCGACATTTCTAAAAGATTGCGGGCAATAGCTTCGCCTTGTCCGCGTTCTTCGGCTTCTATACCTGGCGATGCACCTGGGGTATCAATTAAGGTTATAATAGGTTTGTTGAATTTTTCAGCAAGTTTCATTAAACGCAAAGCCTTGCGATAGCCTTCGGGATTGGGCATCCCAAAATTTCTATATTGACGCATTTTGGTATTGCGGCCTTTTTGCTGACCAATCACCATCACGGTGCGTCCTTCGAAATGTGCAAAGCCTCCTACAATAGCTTTATCATCTTTCACATTGCGGTCGCCATGTTGCTCAATGAAACCCG
This genomic stretch from Bacteroidota bacterium harbors:
- a CDS encoding acetyl-CoA carboxylase carboxyltransferase subunit alpha, with the protein product MTTFDFEKPIIELQEQLDKARQVGEKSKIDMSATLKELEQKIDLAKRDIYSKLNGWQKVQVSRHPDRPYTLDYIEHTMTGFIEQHGDRNVKDDKAIVGGFAHFEGRTVMVIGQQKGRNTKMRQYRNFGMPNPEGYRKALRLMKLAEKFNKPIITLIDTPGASPGIEAEERGQGEAIARNLLEMSVLKVPVVCVIIGEGASGGALGIGVGDKVLMLENTWYSVISPESCSSILWRSWDFKEKAAAELKLSANEMLGNHLIDGIVPEPLGGAHNDPAQMYNTFKIEIKKYLDDLSKIPSDRLITERIDKFSKMGAYLEV